The following coding sequences lie in one Sphingomonas sp. M1-B02 genomic window:
- a CDS encoding M67 family metallopeptidase: MGMRCRISRSVLIGIRRISADAAPHEACGLLFGEPDAITAFQAAENVAQTPETRFELDPSALFAALRAERAGGPRIVGYWHSHPSGDARPSATDAAMAAPDRKLWVIVAGKEVTCWRAVEGGVVHERFDPIDLRERFGADLR, encoded by the coding sequence ATGGGGATGCGGTGTAGGATTTCAAGATCTGTACTGATCGGTATCCGGCGGATTTCTGCGGATGCCGCGCCGCACGAGGCGTGCGGGCTGCTGTTCGGCGAACCCGATGCGATCACGGCGTTCCAAGCTGCGGAGAATGTGGCGCAGACGCCCGAGACGCGGTTCGAGCTGGATCCGTCGGCGCTGTTTGCCGCGCTGCGGGCGGAGCGGGCCGGGGGGCCTCGGATCGTCGGCTATTGGCATTCGCATCCGAGCGGAGATGCGCGGCCATCGGCAACCGACGCGGCGATGGCGGCGCCGGACCGGAAGCTGTGGGTGATAGTCGCGGGGAAGGAGGTGACCTGCTGGCGCGCCGTGGAAGGCGGGGTCGTGCATGAGCGGTTCGACCCGATCGACCTTCGGGAACGTTTCGGGGCCGACCTACGTTAG
- a CDS encoding lmo0937 family membrane protein yields MLWTIAVILLVLWLLGFALNVAGGLIHIILVVAIIVGLIQLFSGRKVV; encoded by the coding sequence ATGCTGTGGACAATCGCCGTAATCCTGCTCGTTTTGTGGCTGCTTGGCTTCGCGCTGAACGTTGCCGGCGGGCTTATTCACATCATCCTGGTGGTCGCCATCATCGTCGGCCTCATCCAGCTCTTTTCGGGTCGCAAGGTCGTCTAG
- a CDS encoding histidine phosphotransferase family protein, translated as MNISPTDFASLLCSRLCHDLLSPVGALNNGLELLADEQDPEMRARCLDLLNESAKASANKLKFFRLAFGAAGGFGETVDTREAQGAIEGLFGDNHRVKLGWMVEDPVLPKQAIKVLLNLALIGGDALIRGGQLDIGAEIVDGSIEIVVRADGPRIVLDPELRSALAGGKDNQPITPRAAAAYLAHALVTEGGGTLQVSPPESDVLLFGAGFRVG; from the coding sequence TTGAATATTAGCCCTACCGATTTCGCCAGCTTGCTTTGTTCGAGGCTGTGCCACGACTTGTTGAGCCCCGTGGGTGCGCTCAACAATGGGCTGGAACTGCTCGCCGACGAGCAGGATCCGGAGATGCGCGCACGCTGCCTCGATCTGCTCAACGAGAGTGCGAAGGCGTCTGCGAACAAGTTGAAATTCTTTCGCCTGGCCTTCGGCGCCGCGGGCGGCTTCGGCGAGACCGTCGATACGCGCGAGGCGCAGGGCGCGATCGAGGGGCTGTTCGGCGACAATCATCGCGTCAAGCTTGGCTGGATGGTCGAGGATCCCGTCCTGCCCAAGCAGGCGATCAAGGTCTTGCTGAACCTGGCGCTGATCGGCGGCGATGCGCTGATCCGCGGCGGACAATTGGATATCGGTGCCGAAATCGTCGACGGCAGCATCGAGATCGTCGTGCGCGCCGATGGTCCTCGGATCGTGCTCGACCCCGAATTGCGCAGCGCGCTTGCCGGCGGCAAGGACAACCAGCCAATCACCCCGCGCGCGGCTGCCGCCTATCTGGCGCATGCGCTTGTGACGGAGGGGGGCGGCACGCTCCAGGTCTCGCCCCCGGAATCGGACGTGCTGCTGTTCGGCGCGGGCTTCCGGGTCGGGTGA
- a CDS encoding chemotaxis protein CheA, producing MDDLLQEFIAETRETLEALSGEIVAWESHPDDKRRLDAIFRFVHTVKGSCGFLDLPRLARLSHAAEDVLAQVRSGDRSPDRALVNAVLGVVDRIGELVEAIDAGVSLDDSGEDLLIAALAKGSDEVAQAPVSPLQRAPARSVRLNVELLDRMMSGMSDMVLARNELARRLRQGEVDPMIEGALERLSLTVGEMRDTVTRTRMQKIEALFSALPRMVRDTAASLGKSVTLHVEGSDVELDREMIEMMRDPLVHIVRNAIDHGIEPPAERRIGGKRENGRLVVSARQAGNQIIIEIVDDGRGIDVERLVAKLVSEGRDERELRALSERAKLELVFEPGLSSKDEVTAISGRGVGMDVVRASIEQLGGRVELDNAPGKGLRLAIHVPLTLSIISAIVVGVGSQRFAIPRQAIEEIVTERNGAIRIDELGGAAIATVRDRRMPLVRLADLLGIEPSGSDEGQMLVIVGVSEGSYALAVDTVLDNEELVIKPASPAVMTTGLYAGQTLPDSGLPMLMLDSAGMAQVAGLHFARDGVDRFDEEVAVHEVPGVPALLFADLDGMRRAVPLGAVDRVEQVDPSTVRFAAGRFRVTIEGRILPLATQGEIEGRTQLSVLRLKDGASEVCYAIGEALDIIVLPEDVIPAREPGPISGVALIDGEQVELLDVLWVFDEHADRESEESAPLCLIAGDADGWMMSFVRPLLETAGYRVAVSLGEGEVAAVVLSSEDMPSELRSTTPVVRLRRRRAAAGAEDDSVYRYDRSGLLSALEARVTGKTG from the coding sequence ATGGACGACCTGCTTCAGGAATTTATCGCGGAGACGCGCGAGACGCTGGAGGCGCTCTCGGGTGAGATCGTCGCGTGGGAGTCGCATCCCGACGACAAAAGACGGCTCGATGCGATCTTCCGCTTCGTCCATACCGTGAAGGGGAGCTGCGGCTTTCTCGATCTGCCGCGACTCGCGCGATTGAGCCATGCCGCCGAGGATGTGCTGGCACAGGTGCGTTCGGGCGATCGGTCGCCTGATCGCGCGCTGGTCAATGCGGTGCTCGGCGTGGTCGACCGGATCGGCGAGCTGGTCGAGGCGATCGATGCCGGGGTCAGTCTGGACGATAGCGGCGAAGATCTGCTGATCGCGGCGCTCGCCAAGGGATCCGACGAAGTGGCGCAGGCTCCGGTTTCGCCGCTCCAGCGAGCACCGGCGCGCAGCGTGCGGCTCAATGTCGAACTGCTCGACCGGATGATGTCCGGCATGTCGGACATGGTGCTGGCCCGCAACGAACTGGCGCGGCGACTGCGGCAGGGCGAGGTCGATCCGATGATCGAAGGCGCACTCGAGCGGCTTTCGCTGACCGTCGGCGAAATGCGCGATACCGTGACGCGGACGCGGATGCAGAAGATCGAGGCGTTGTTCTCGGCGTTGCCGCGGATGGTGCGCGACACCGCTGCATCGCTGGGCAAATCGGTAACGCTCCATGTCGAGGGTTCGGACGTCGAGCTGGACCGCGAGATGATCGAGATGATGCGCGATCCGCTGGTCCATATCGTCCGCAATGCCATCGATCATGGCATCGAGCCGCCAGCCGAGCGGCGGATTGGCGGCAAGCGCGAGAATGGCCGGCTGGTCGTCTCGGCGCGGCAGGCCGGCAATCAGATCATCATCGAGATCGTCGACGACGGGCGGGGGATCGATGTCGAGAGGCTGGTTGCCAAGCTGGTCTCCGAAGGACGCGATGAGCGCGAGCTGCGCGCGCTTTCGGAGCGGGCCAAGCTGGAGCTGGTGTTCGAGCCAGGGCTGTCGAGCAAGGATGAGGTTACCGCCATCTCCGGTCGCGGCGTGGGGATGGACGTGGTTCGCGCCTCGATCGAGCAGTTGGGTGGGCGAGTCGAGCTGGACAACGCGCCCGGCAAGGGACTGCGGCTGGCAATCCATGTGCCGCTGACGCTCTCGATCATCTCGGCGATCGTCGTCGGGGTGGGAAGCCAGCGCTTCGCTATTCCCCGGCAGGCGATCGAGGAGATCGTCACCGAGCGCAACGGCGCGATCCGTATCGACGAACTGGGCGGCGCGGCGATCGCAACGGTGCGCGATCGGCGGATGCCGCTGGTGCGGCTGGCGGATTTGCTGGGGATCGAGCCTTCGGGCAGCGACGAGGGGCAGATGCTCGTGATCGTCGGGGTCAGCGAAGGCAGCTATGCGCTCGCGGTCGATACCGTGCTCGACAATGAGGAATTGGTGATCAAGCCGGCATCGCCGGCGGTGATGACCACGGGGCTCTATGCCGGGCAGACGCTGCCCGACAGCGGGCTGCCGATGCTTATGCTCGACAGCGCCGGGATGGCCCAGGTCGCAGGACTGCATTTCGCCCGCGATGGCGTCGATCGCTTTGACGAGGAAGTGGCCGTCCACGAAGTGCCGGGGGTGCCTGCCTTGCTGTTCGCCGACCTGGACGGGATGCGGCGCGCGGTGCCGCTGGGTGCGGTCGATCGCGTGGAGCAGGTCGACCCGTCGACGGTGCGCTTCGCGGCGGGACGTTTCCGCGTGACGATCGAGGGTCGGATCCTGCCGCTGGCGACACAAGGCGAGATCGAAGGGCGGACGCAATTGAGCGTCCTGAGGCTCAAGGATGGCGCCAGCGAGGTCTGCTACGCGATCGGCGAGGCGCTCGACATCATCGTATTGCCTGAGGATGTGATACCCGCGCGCGAGCCGGGCCCCATCTCGGGGGTGGCGTTGATCGACGGCGAGCAGGTCGAACTGCTCGACGTGCTGTGGGTGTTCGACGAGCATGCCGATCGCGAGAGCGAAGAGAGCGCGCCGCTATGCCTGATCGCGGGCGACGCCGATGGCTGGATGATGTCGTTCGTGCGGCCCTTGCTGGAGACGGCGGGGTATCGCGTCGCGGTGTCGCTGGGCGAAGGCGAGGTTGCCGCGGTGGTGCTGTCGTCGGAAGATATGCCGTCCGAGCTTCGCAGCACGACGCCTGTGGTGCGGCTGCGGCGGCGGCGTGCCGCCGCTGGCGCCGAGGATGACAGCGTGTATCGCTATGATCGTTCGGGATTGCTCTCTGCGCTCGAGGCGCGCGTCACGGGGAAGACAGGCTGA
- a CDS encoding chemotaxis protein CheW has product MAHLYLIAQVAGRAVAIDSDQVESVVDIGEITAVPRASHHVLGLAALRSRVVTVVDTQSALGMASGSKAKRAVITHVEGHYYAMLVDALDDVAPFDLLPLTGGCALDGAWRDAARGIVERDGEPILTIDLAALVPGAVAAD; this is encoded by the coding sequence ATGGCGCATCTTTATCTGATCGCGCAGGTCGCCGGGCGTGCGGTGGCGATCGATTCGGACCAGGTCGAATCAGTGGTGGATATCGGCGAGATCACCGCGGTGCCGCGTGCCTCGCATCATGTGCTGGGGCTGGCAGCGTTGCGCAGCCGGGTGGTGACCGTGGTCGACACCCAATCGGCGCTGGGCATGGCAAGCGGCAGCAAGGCGAAGCGGGCGGTGATCACTCATGTCGAGGGGCACTATTATGCGATGCTCGTGGACGCGCTCGACGACGTCGCACCGTTCGACCTGTTGCCGCTGACCGGAGGGTGCGCGCTGGACGGGGCGTGGCGCGATGCGGCGCGCGGAATCGTCGAGCGCGACGGCGAGCCGATCCTGACGATCGACCTCGCCGCGCTCGTGCCGGGTGCCGTCGCCGCGGATTAA
- a CDS encoding response regulator produces the protein MKSCLVVDDSKVIRKVARHILETLDFEVREAGDGREALDSCLATPPDVILLDWNMPVMSGMDFLRALKDSGLPVRPKVVFCTTENGMAYIRAAIEAGADEYVMKPFDRETLESKLQIVGVA, from the coding sequence ATGAAGAGCTGTCTCGTCGTCGACGATTCGAAGGTGATCCGCAAGGTTGCGCGGCACATCCTCGAGACCCTCGATTTCGAAGTGCGTGAGGCCGGCGATGGCCGCGAGGCGCTCGATTCGTGCCTCGCCACGCCGCCGGACGTGATCCTGCTCGACTGGAACATGCCGGTGATGAGCGGGATGGATTTCCTGCGCGCGCTCAAGGATTCGGGACTTCCCGTGCGCCCCAAGGTGGTGTTCTGCACCACCGAGAACGGCATGGCCTATATCCGTGCCGCGATCGAGGCGGGCGCCGACGAATATGTGATGAAGCCGTTCGACCGTGAAACGCTGGAAAGCAAGCTGCAGATCGTCGGCGTCGCCTGA
- the cheB gene encoding chemotaxis-specific protein-glutamate methyltransferase CheB, translating into MLGLPVPSDTGFAPAGTARVLIVDDSVVARSVLGRMIDGMRHFRVAGAVGNVRAALDYLKTYPVDIVLLDIEMPGVDGLTALPDVVAAGKGAKVLIVSSSADEGAAVTVQALALGAADTLVKPGVGAFGGRFAEVLEERLAKLIEPPTGLPLQASSSFGPIAAPDDFDIVAIGASTGGIHALSQLLRGIPASFQVPILVTQHLPASFMGYFAAQLAVLGGRPCEVATDRMRVRPGRIIVAPGDAHMRLVRMTDGAAVRLTHEKVTSGCMPSVDPMFESLAEVYGRRALAVVLSGMGRDGAEGAQFLVEAGARILAQDRESSVVWGMPGAVANAGNASAVLPPDEIGRLIARGARGA; encoded by the coding sequence GTGCTCGGCCTTCCTGTTCCATCCGATACCGGCTTTGCGCCCGCGGGCACCGCGCGGGTCCTGATCGTCGACGATTCGGTCGTCGCACGCTCGGTGCTCGGGCGCATGATCGACGGGATGCGGCATTTCCGCGTCGCCGGCGCAGTCGGCAACGTCCGCGCCGCGCTGGATTATCTCAAAACCTATCCCGTCGACATCGTCTTGCTCGACATCGAGATGCCGGGCGTGGACGGACTCACGGCGCTTCCGGACGTCGTTGCCGCGGGCAAGGGAGCGAAGGTGTTGATCGTATCATCCTCCGCCGACGAAGGCGCGGCCGTGACGGTTCAGGCGCTGGCGCTGGGGGCCGCAGACACGCTGGTGAAGCCGGGCGTCGGCGCATTCGGCGGGCGCTTTGCCGAAGTGCTCGAGGAACGGCTGGCCAAGCTGATCGAGCCGCCGACCGGTCTGCCGCTGCAGGCATCGAGCAGCTTTGGCCCGATCGCGGCGCCCGACGATTTCGACATCGTCGCGATCGGCGCATCGACCGGCGGGATCCACGCGCTGAGCCAGCTGCTTCGCGGCATCCCGGCGAGCTTCCAGGTGCCGATCCTGGTGACGCAGCATCTGCCGGCCTCGTTCATGGGCTATTTCGCGGCGCAGCTCGCGGTGCTGGGCGGGCGTCCGTGCGAGGTCGCCACCGATCGGATGCGGGTTCGTCCGGGCCGGATCATCGTCGCACCGGGCGACGCGCACATGCGCCTGGTTCGGATGACCGACGGCGCGGCGGTGCGGCTGACGCATGAGAAAGTGACGAGCGGCTGCATGCCCTCGGTCGATCCGATGTTCGAATCGCTGGCCGAAGTCTACGGGAGAAGGGCGCTGGCGGTCGTGCTGAGCGGCATGGGCCGCGATGGCGCCGAGGGCGCCCAGTTTCTGGTCGAAGCCGGCGCCCGCATCCTGGCGCAGGACCGCGAGAGCTCGGTCGTCTGGGGCATGCCCGGCGCGGTCGCCAATGCCGGCAATGCCAGCGCGGTGCTGCCTCCAGACGAGATCGGTCGGCTGATCGCGCGTGGGGCCAGGGGCGCATGA
- a CDS encoding CheR family methyltransferase, with protein sequence MIHHYPHSQTGSSSAMNMIAALLEQRTGQQIAANRAWRIETALKPILRARGLATLDDLVGQLVATRTGELGDQVVDALLNQETSFFRDAAVLDQVAEATRAMVASHAGRRIRIWSSGCSTGQEPLSLAMLFDEKGMREGMAAPEIIATDVSPAALARARAGRFSQFEIQRGLPVRRMLAWFDGAGSEWSAKSELLRRIQFRQQNLTADPAPPGKFDIILCRNVMLYFSGEVRQRVFGTLASAVRPGGLLVLGAGETVIGQTDRFRPCDEYRGFYRACEPGSDASRAHG encoded by the coding sequence ATGATCCACCATTATCCCCACAGCCAGACGGGATCGTCGAGCGCGATGAACATGATCGCGGCGCTGCTGGAGCAGCGCACCGGCCAGCAGATCGCGGCCAATCGCGCCTGGCGCATCGAGACGGCGCTGAAACCGATATTGCGCGCACGCGGACTTGCGACGCTGGACGATCTGGTGGGGCAATTGGTGGCGACGCGCACCGGCGAACTGGGGGATCAAGTGGTCGACGCACTTCTGAACCAGGAGACGAGCTTCTTTCGCGATGCCGCCGTTCTCGATCAGGTCGCCGAGGCGACGCGGGCGATGGTCGCCAGCCATGCGGGGCGGCGGATCCGGATCTGGTCGTCGGGCTGCTCGACCGGGCAGGAGCCTTTGAGCCTGGCGATGCTGTTCGACGAGAAGGGCATGCGCGAAGGCATGGCGGCGCCCGAGATCATAGCGACCGACGTTTCGCCTGCCGCGCTGGCGCGTGCGCGCGCGGGGCGCTTTTCGCAGTTCGAGATCCAGCGTGGGCTTCCGGTGCGTCGGATGCTGGCCTGGTTCGACGGCGCCGGCAGCGAATGGTCGGCCAAGTCCGAGCTGCTGCGCCGCATCCAGTTCCGCCAGCAGAATTTGACCGCCGACCCGGCCCCGCCGGGCAAGTTCGACATCATATTGTGCCGCAACGTCATGCTCTATTTCTCCGGCGAGGTGCGCCAGCGCGTGTTCGGAACGCTCGCCTCGGCGGTCCGACCCGGCGGGCTGCTGGTCCTGGGCGCCGGCGAGACGGTGATCGGGCAGACCGATCGTTTCCGGCCGTGCGACGAGTATCGCGGCTTCTATCGCGCATGCGAACCGGGGAGCGACGCAAGCCGCGCCCACGGCTGA
- a CDS encoding N-acetylmuramoyl-L-alanine amidase, whose product MTSGLSIVDAPSPNFNARALPVSMIVLHYTGMESAEAAIARLRDPAAEVSAHYVVDEDGTILRLVDEDKRAWHAGKSQWRGIRDVNSASVGIEIVNPGHEFGYHPFTDSQMGALIPLVAEIKARHGITRGNVVGHSDIAPARKRDPGELFNWHALARLRLALPRPTRNLVDPGWPDAGFMLALERFGYDVEDRVAAVTAFQRRFRPEMIDGEIDGECRCLLLALLLPKPQGDD is encoded by the coding sequence ATGACCAGCGGCCTTTCCATCGTCGACGCCCCGTCGCCCAATTTCAACGCGCGCGCGCTGCCGGTCTCGATGATCGTGCTCCATTATACCGGGATGGAGAGCGCCGAGGCGGCGATCGCCCGGCTGCGCGATCCCGCCGCCGAAGTCTCCGCCCATTATGTGGTGGACGAGGACGGGACGATCCTGCGGCTGGTCGACGAGGACAAGCGCGCCTGGCATGCCGGCAAATCGCAGTGGCGGGGCATACGCGACGTCAATTCGGCGTCGGTGGGGATCGAGATCGTCAATCCGGGGCATGAATTCGGCTATCATCCCTTCACCGATTCGCAGATGGGCGCGCTGATCCCGCTGGTGGCGGAGATCAAGGCGCGGCACGGCATCACCCGGGGCAACGTCGTCGGCCATTCGGATATCGCCCCGGCGCGCAAGAGGGATCCGGGCGAGCTGTTCAACTGGCATGCGCTGGCGCGGCTGCGGCTGGCATTGCCGCGGCCGACCCGGAACCTGGTCGATCCGGGCTGGCCCGATGCGGGGTTCATGCTGGCGCTGGAGCGGTTCGGCTATGACGTCGAGGATCGGGTGGCGGCGGTGACCGCGTTTCAACGCCGGTTTCGGCCCGAGATGATCGACGGGGAGATCGACGGCGAGTGCCGCTGCCTTCTGCTGGCGCTGCTGCTGCCCAAGCCGCAGGGCGATGATTGA
- a CDS encoding J domain-containing protein → MARSTRTSDWGFPRWREYGADREAVTVRLCDRFGCTEKGDRPAPKSPNSPERWYFCENHAGEYNRNWNYFEGLTAEEAAEREAQERRDAGDFSESKHNAWAGPGDGSRSRDELRALELFELEVDADFESVRLAWRRMAKSNHPDVKPGDAEAAKRFQAIQAAYEVLKAAEERRTWKPD, encoded by the coding sequence ATGGCGCGTTCAACTCGTACATCGGATTGGGGTTTTCCCCGCTGGCGCGAATATGGCGCCGATCGCGAAGCCGTGACCGTGCGGCTGTGCGATCGCTTCGGCTGCACCGAGAAGGGCGATCGGCCCGCCCCCAAATCGCCCAACAGCCCCGAGCGCTGGTATTTCTGCGAGAACCATGCGGGCGAATATAACCGCAACTGGAATTATTTCGAAGGGCTGACCGCCGAGGAAGCCGCCGAGCGCGAGGCGCAGGAGCGGCGCGATGCGGGGGATTTTTCGGAATCGAAGCATAATGCCTGGGCCGGCCCCGGCGACGGCAGCCGATCGCGCGATGAATTGCGCGCGCTGGAACTGTTCGAGCTCGAGGTCGATGCCGATTTCGAGAGCGTGCGGCTGGCGTGGCGGCGGATGGCCAAGTCCAACCATCCTGATGTGAAGCCGGGCGATGCCGAGGCGGCCAAACGCTTCCAGGCGATCCAGGCGGCCTATGAGGTGCTCAAGGCGGCCGAGGAGCGGCGGACCTGGAAGCCCGATTGA
- a CDS encoding (2Fe-2S) ferredoxin domain-containing protein, which produces MKRHVRSNWSNAVLVCAKCSKKLDGGFGPKGRTPLAKALRKHLGLKKGRKGAAGIVEVKCLGVCPRGAVSVVNGAASREWLLVPEGADLTALADALGLDQPAA; this is translated from the coding sequence TTGAAGCGCCACGTCCGATCGAACTGGTCGAACGCGGTTCTGGTCTGCGCCAAATGTTCGAAGAAGCTGGACGGCGGCTTTGGCCCGAAGGGGCGGACGCCGCTGGCGAAAGCGCTGCGCAAGCATCTCGGGCTGAAGAAGGGGCGCAAGGGCGCCGCGGGGATCGTGGAGGTGAAATGCCTGGGGGTTTGCCCGCGCGGGGCGGTCTCCGTGGTCAACGGCGCGGCGTCGCGCGAGTGGCTGTTGGTGCCTGAAGGCGCCGATCTTACCGCGTTGGCTGACGCGCTCGGGCTGGATCAGCCTGCGGCGTAG
- a CDS encoding SufE family protein has protein sequence MQTLTDLQEEYGFLDPDDRYRLLIDLGRSLEPMPDPLKTDATLVRGCSAAVWVYPTRGEDGRLHFLADSNAAITKGIIALVLLTVQDRSPAEIVATDIDAALAPFDLRNQLSSNRTQGIPNMIALIRATAERYAAG, from the coding sequence ATGCAGACGCTCACCGACCTCCAGGAAGAATATGGCTTCCTCGATCCCGACGATCGCTATCGCCTGCTGATCGATCTCGGCCGCAGCCTCGAGCCGATGCCCGATCCGCTCAAGACCGATGCGACTTTGGTCCGCGGCTGCTCGGCCGCAGTGTGGGTCTACCCCACCCGCGGCGAGGACGGCAGGCTCCACTTTCTGGCGGATTCGAACGCCGCGATCACCAAGGGCATTATCGCTTTGGTCCTGTTGACCGTGCAGGACCGCAGCCCGGCCGAGATCGTCGCCACCGATATCGACGCCGCGCTGGCGCCCTTCGACCTGCGGAACCAGCTCAGCTCAAACCGGACCCAGGGCATCCCCAACATGATCGCGCTGATCCGCGCGACGGCGGAGCGCTACGCCGCAGGCTGA
- the pspC gene encoding envelope stress response membrane protein PspC: MSASRTKFYLDKQNRKWSGVCAGIADYTGIDVTWVRVGAILLTLIGGFPWTLIAYFLVAWMANAKPTGLYDSPEEAKFWQGVRSNPKRSAHQVRSTFRDIDRRLADIEMYYTSRNTRLADEIDSLR; this comes from the coding sequence ATGTCCGCCAGCCGCACCAAATTCTACCTCGACAAGCAGAATCGCAAATGGTCGGGCGTGTGCGCAGGCATCGCCGACTATACCGGGATCGACGTCACCTGGGTCCGCGTGGGGGCAATCCTCCTGACCCTGATCGGGGGCTTCCCCTGGACGCTGATCGCCTACTTCCTCGTCGCCTGGATGGCCAACGCCAAGCCGACGGGCCTGTATGACAGCCCCGAGGAAGCCAAGTTCTGGCAGGGCGTTCGCTCGAATCCGAAGCGTTCGGCACATCAGGTCCGCTCGACCTTCCGCGACATCGATCGCCGGCTCGCCGACATCGAAATGTACTATACGAGCCGCAACACGCGCCTCGCCGACGAGATCGACAGCCTGCGCTAG
- the pspB gene encoding envelope stress response membrane protein PspB, translated as MDDGAIIIVPIVMGTLFIGLPWLIFHYITRWKTAASLTGEDEKLLDELHYTARRLEERLITIERIIAADNPDFRPNQPLTPSPYDISRRN; from the coding sequence ATGGACGATGGCGCAATCATCATCGTGCCGATCGTCATGGGCACGCTCTTCATCGGGCTGCCGTGGCTGATCTTCCACTACATAACCCGGTGGAAGACGGCTGCATCGCTGACCGGCGAGGACGAGAAGCTTCTAGACGAGCTCCACTACACCGCCCGCCGTCTCGAAGAGCGGCTCATCACGATCGAGCGGATCATCGCTGCCGACAATCCGGACTTCCGTCCGAACCAGCCGCTGACCCCCTCGCCCTACGATATCAGCAGGAGGAACTAA
- the pspA gene encoding phage shock protein PspA has translation MGIFSRTRDIIAANVTDLLDKAEDPAKMIRMIILEMEETLVEVRASAARTIADQKEMRRHIAKLEKLQESWTEKAELALSKGREDLAKAALVEKQKAADMCDQLSTEIGVLDETLKASEEDITKLQTKLREARTRQNSISARLESANNRVRLREMTNGGKMQDAFSRFDVLERRVDFAEGRANALGLGAEPKTLEEEIAELRSSEKVDAELEALKSRMNKGV, from the coding sequence ATGGGTATCTTCTCTCGAACCCGCGATATCATCGCTGCCAACGTGACCGACCTGCTCGACAAGGCGGAAGATCCCGCCAAGATGATCCGCATGATCATCCTCGAAATGGAGGAAACCCTCGTCGAAGTCCGCGCCTCCGCCGCGCGCACCATCGCCGACCAGAAGGAAATGCGCCGCCACATCGCCAAGCTCGAAAAGCTCCAGGAGAGCTGGACCGAGAAGGCCGAGCTCGCGCTTTCGAAGGGCCGCGAGGACCTCGCCAAGGCCGCTTTGGTCGAGAAGCAGAAGGCCGCCGACATGTGCGACCAGCTGTCCACCGAGATCGGCGTTCTCGACGAGACGCTCAAGGCGTCCGAAGAGGATATCACCAAGCTGCAGACCAAGCTGCGCGAGGCGCGTACCCGCCAGAATTCGATCAGCGCACGGCTGGAGAGCGCCAACAACCGCGTTCGCCTCCGCGAGATGACCAATGGCGGCAAGATGCAGGATGCCTTCTCGCGCTTCGACGTCCTCGAACGCCGGGTCGACTTCGCCGAGGGCCGCGCCAATGCGCTGGGCCTGGGCGCCGAGCCCAAGACGCTCGAAGAGGAAATCGCGGAGCTGCGCTCGTCCGAGAAGGTCGACGCCGAGCTCGAGGCGCTCAAGAGCCGCATGAACAAGGGGGTTTGA